The genomic interval aatgttggttgctcttatagacaatatttatatattttaaatgttataaataattacattatgtttatcgtattttattaaaaacaaactttaggaatataaaaattatgttttttacatttatgattatttaaattatggtattgaaaattagagaaagttattattatgcctatgaaaccattatgcatttagaaaactatgcatatcaaagtttattcgaaaaaactttatgcaaatactgttataccaaactaaattatgatgaaaaatgttatgcgtctgagagggcaccctcCTGCCGCGCGCTCTTGTGGTGTGCAATAAGGTGTTTATCTATCTTAATactaatttaagtaaataatgtttaagCATTtataaagtgaaattaaaagaaaatataaagCATAAAGGTATTTATTGTATCACATTTTTTTACAGAATATAAAACATATCAAAAGTAACAGGTAACAATCACAGGTAACAGGTAGGAACCAAACGTAACATTATCGTGTTCAATAATGGTGCTTGTGGTGGGGCACGATGTGGTGGGTGCTGTGCTTGACGTCGGCATGGAAGCTGGAAAAGAAGAAGATACATTTTAATAAGTCTTCAGATAATATGGAGATAATAATGAGTACGCATAAGGCTGCGACTAGCGAAAATAACCCAGGAAATgatttttaaacaatttcaaaatgcTAAAACTAATTCGAAAAATACGTGTAAGGACTGTCCAGATTTAGAGGACTGCAGCGCTGTAAGATCTGTGTTTACTATTTAGAAAACAAACACATTACAAGTTACTTGaagaataattgaaaatataactaGTATcagaaatattaaaagactAAATAATGGTAACATTGGCGAAAATGTATGCCTTGATTAAATACCTAATTACTATCGACCTACTATTAACTACTTAGGTACGCGGACTACccaccgggcagcatggaaagcgttggggaaggcctatattcagtagtggacgtcctaaggctgagatgatgatgatgttgactATTAACTACTATAAAGTCCTCATACTAATGGAAAAATAATGAAGTCTTACCCAGTGTGCTTGTCGCCATGGTAGTGGACGTGTCTGACGGAACCGTCAGGCTCGTGCAGGGAGTAGAAGCCCTTCACGACGTCTCCGTCGCGGGACTCGTGCTGGGTCTTGTGGTCGCCGGTGTGCGGGTCTTCTACTTTGTATTCGAACTCGTATTTCGGGTAAGCCtgtgaaataattttatattcagAGCCGTTATACCTTTCAGTTTATTATAGTCCAAAACATGATGTGTTGGGTTTTGATgctattattacaaattcaatctctaatttttttcttctcgctattattattatatctcATACTTTAATCCTTTTGTCTTTATCGATTAAGTAATCATAGCTAAGAAAATATCGCTTAGAGATATGTCACTTATAGTAACTGAAGGAAAAAAAGGATTGTACTTAGTAGTGTCCCTTGTGGGAGACCTATGTCAACCATCTATCCTATGATAACAATTCCTAAAATAATCAGTTGGTTCGGTTTATCTGCAATGAGTATAACTTACATAGTAGTCGTAGTGGTGGCCGTGTCCGTGGTCATGTCCGTGTCCGTGTCCGTGAACGGCCACAGGGTGCGCATGGCCATCGTGTCTCGAGATGTACTGGGAAGAGAACCCGTGGCCGTGGTACGCAGCCACCACGGAAGCGAAAGCAACGATGCAAATGACCTGGAAAAAATTGGTGAACATTTTACATTAGTAGAAGGAACAAATAGTTGAAAAATTTTAGATGACAAAGTTGATTCAAAACAAGAAAATTCCATAATTGATATTGTCACAATTAGAGTTGTAGTTGATACTTGTCTTGAACTTGTTAACATCGTAAGTCATCAAAACTTTTATTCAACAaatctttattattaaaatactaccTTAGAGAACATTTTGTTGTATTGTTGTGCTAATGTTTCTAACAACAGCAGGAAACTGATACATTGGCTAAAAATTCACGTCTTTTATATCGATAACAAGGGCAGCCAAGGTAAAATTTGATTTCACTTGCAAGTAGATATGGCAGTTAAAATTATTCACGAGCTTAGAATGCAGTGTTTGCAACAATTTCGTAAAACAATTTTGTTCTACATGCTTGAGTGCAATTACAATGCGGTGTGACAAAAATCTGATATTAGTTAATTGCATGTTAAGCGCCAATATTTGATAAAACACTTTATCTAGCTGATCTTTCTGAAAGttagtttttatctttttatattgttattttaatttcctctcaaaacgtttattgcatgttgTTTAGTGAAACTAATTACTAGTTTGCACAAGTAATGTGCTATATTTAAATATTGCATTTAGGTTTTTAAACAAGGCTTGTGATGGACACAATCAGTGGACAGTCATACTGGATGTCGACCACGTGGGCGTTGTACTTGCACACGAAGGGCTTAGTGATATACTtactaatttacttattattcaTGAAATTATAGCATGATAGCCAGAATATCAGTGTGGAGACATAATAATTAGGGTCTAATTGGTAGGAACCTTTTGCGTGCGGACCCTAAAAACAATCCAAGCACTACACTCTCGCATAGAGGGTTCCGTGCAACTTCATCACATGACACTATTTCCTTTTCATGATAAATTACTTGTTTTCCCTAATTTTATTGTGAAGATTtagtaaaatcatttattttcctcttctttaaaaacagTGGGTGAAATTTTTtccattatttatgtattttaaaccGCAAAGCTTCGTTTTCATATAagttactagctgtgcccgtgacTTCATACGTGTGAAAACATAGGACTTTCATTACAAACTTCCAACCCTGTTTTACCTTcttagtttcgtaaaatcctacttagcggatgtctacatcCTATATGGACCCTACCTGCTTATGTTTGTAGGTGTTATATtttctgaaatttcgtgattaatcagtgagtggtatttctctttttaaccgacttcaaaaaaggaggaggttatatgttcgactgtatgttttttttttctatgtatgttcaccgattactccgtcaattgtggaccgattttcaaaattatttttttgttcgatagggtacacttctgaggtggtcccattgtcaccaagtcaggatctcatgatgggatcctagggaaattgagggcaaccctcaaaggacattgtcagaaatcgcctaaaaaaccgcccaaaaacattaacccatcataattattttctaatttttttaatacattaagcaccctttcattctaatggacacttaagcattgaaaaattaaataaataagtcttttaacgtttattctataatactattacaacttccggacgttttggtgcgtggcatggtctaaaacctatcaagttccataatttttgccgataaaatctgtacgaggcattaccgtactttattgctgggagtccatgtatagtgatgttcctgcggccatcatagacaataaaatatcgattttgaaaataaaataaatcgattaaactgctttgaagactagatttgcgttaaaagctaaaaagatattgacactattacaagaagctatctaaagtgtccaactggtcgaaggtcgtaaataaaataaaaataattaggaccataaactgatattcatggtatcataactgtaaaagtgtcagaatccgatgttgaatccaatgccagttgaagtgagagaaacatatatcaacctagtatagttgccagtctctcataatctatgccaatgagggttttcgcgattgaaaaatccgccagatggcaatacgtagacgtgaggtccaaatgctgcatgattggttatttttgacatgacattgacagatatgtcaaaatccaccaaatataataatagaccaaatgaacttttatagattgtgaaagagaagataaagattttattattttattaaaatcttgccacgaggtagtttttcagtagaaaccaggattggataatcgcttcaggcaagtatcagaacattttataaatatttttaatcgattatatccttgtgaatcgttttaataaattgtcattttactttttcaattaaatctttttcaatccctagtcttgtcaaactgtcataatgtcaacaaattataaatgtcacgtcagttgactcaatttcagtcttctgtgcgtttattgtatttttatttcaatgaaatagtgctaaagggttagtactaaaagtgaaagccttttttcggaaaaaaaaccaatgtggtgcccttattattcatactgtttgaaagttacaagtcagtgatacagagttgccgccattataactccgtggtgataccataccaaagaagaagttttcctaaaaacttgtgttatttttatatgtgatcaaataaaaaggattaattctactgctcaaatggaataacttatcccaagagaccgaatataaaaaaaaacctctccatagaaattatcaccatcacgaggatgtgaatttttttgagaatttgatattggtcctgtaagaaaagtagttgtatttcagtagtagaatcaacccttcttgtttcatcagcaagagtaactataaaaacgccctgtaggtaggtattattaagctgaagagtttgtttagtgtcaaagactgtcacacagtgtaacttaaattggcataaaatattatgataatgaacataaaaacttaaataaatatttatgttaatattttttctatttatttattttcccaaagcttcacagtgacagctgaaacagcaatactgttgtaaaactgaacttagaacaaactgttacaaatattttacaaattaaaataaaaccgcatgttgctttactttctcgtataggtaataaatgtaattaatggctagattattaatgttactttgttaccctcaatagtgaggagatcttacaaaatagtaaccctgattttcattgtcattcaagtgctctttcttcgcataggcttctgtgatttggccaagggccacacacattgcgataacattatgcgacattgatttgacagcagcggagtgaagtcttgcgactatgcaaaatgataccctgtaatcgtagcgcatataaacatagacggggcggggcacatagctcgtagagctgatggccgctggggcaggaaagttcttgagtggcgaccacgagccgaaagacgtagcgtgggcaggcctcccactaggtggaccgacgatctggtgaaggtcgcgggaggtgcctgtatgcgagtggtgcaggatcggtcttcgtggaaatccttgggggagacctttgtccagcaatggacgtcttttcggctgaaacgaacgaacgaacgatacgtattaccactatttaccagacattactatttattgtatactcgccggattacacgtaggagcacgcgcgttacagcttcggccttgcattattataagatcttgttccgccatttttcgaacttcctccgtgaggatatccccgccgaattctatgataaacctatcaaaagtcatattctgcaatgtcaaaattaatttgccgaaattcgccgagccagctatgtcaaataatattattaggtgtcaaacaggatacgttcagaaattaatattacgattttaaagataagacaagacaactttttattgacgaagttgctgggacagctagaaactagtttttttccggcactttaagaaaataataaatgaatgaaaacgcagcgtgtgacgtccacccacaaggtggaccgacgaccttataaaggtagcgggaaggcgctggatgcaggccgctaccaaccgtgcgatgtggaagtcattgggggaggcctttgttcagcagtggacgtcctgtggctgaaatgatgataatgatgatgatgaaatgaatgaaaatgacaaatcttcgaacgtgtataataccgtgccaaagtaatcatataatgttggcaccttaataactattgctgtttttgttgtaaagatcatgcagcgctacttgcggatattattggcaagaaaactatgtaggctctagatctgaagccgctttaacgaacacgaagtgctcatacaatgcggcgtattttcttccagtctttagtcaggactttagtcgaattaaaaccccggttgaacgtgatatagccgcactagaatacggtgcttttttgcataatcgcaaaacttcgttccggtgtcgaccgaatgttatcacgatgtatgtggcccaggggttactgtagccgctaaggtttgaaacttcttgcttaaaatattgtagtctttggcatagactacgacggtagtcatggagataggagtttgttatctcgtgtcagacgtaaatggtgaaaagaaacccatgattcgtgttatttttatgcaatatgtaggtattttataaaagtggaaccccgagtgatctccaaaacccattctattattatatacgattcggcttcgatatctataatacaataggagtttatttcatgtgtcagatgacaagggtggaaacaacctacgattcatgttgtttatttacgtgcaatatgtggacatat from Ostrinia nubilalis chromosome 4, ilOstNubi1.1, whole genome shotgun sequence carries:
- the LOC135071378 gene encoding pupal cuticle protein Edg-84A-like produces the protein MISKVACILALASVVAGHGHAFSSQHISKHDGPAEKVAVGHGHGHEVHYDYYTHPKYEFEYKVEDPHTGDHKSQQEHRDGDVVKGYYALHEPDGSVRHVAYHADKHSGFHADVKHSTHHIVPNFLLLLETLAQQYNKMFSKVICIVAFASVVAAYHGHGFSSQYISRHDGHAHPVAVHGHGHGHDHGHGHHYDYYAYPKYEFEYKVEDPHTGDHKTQHESRDGDVVKGFYSLHEPDGSVRHVHYHGDKHTGFHADVKHSTHHIVPHHKHHY